The genomic DNA CCTAAAGTTTGGCACAGAATCATCCAACTCGATAATATGTGATGCTAAATGGTAACTCTGCAAACCTTTACAAATCCATCATTGTGCCTAAGATTAGGTTCACTCCAATACTAGTTGTCATTACCCAAGGTAGATGAGAGAATCACGCGTTAACATGATGGGCCCTACCACAAATCCAAAATGCTTAAGCTTATGGTAGCTCAATTATCTAATTATAAACCACTACATTAGCTCAAAGTTGTTGTCTGGATCAAAGATTAAACTAAGGAATCACTACTTATCATGCCAAAAAGGAATTATTTGCATCAAGTCCAAAATTGGTTTGCAGATTAAAGAGCTCAGTTGTCCTTAGTTGCAGAGTTAACACAAGTAAACAACAGAATATTCAGGAAATCATTTGGTTTTGGAAAGCAACATCATGGTGTAAATACATAGTACTTCAACCTTTAATTGGTCATCCTCGACAAAGCTGAAATATTCACTCGCCAAATCCAAGACTATAGGATCCAACTCCACCACCTTCAACAAATGGAAATCAATAACCTGTCCTGAAGTCTCTTGATAACttgttgctcatgaagttcctacCTCAATTTGCAGAAAGGGGAGGCAAGCTCGAAGAAACATGGGAAGAAGCCCAGCTCCAAGCCCAATTATGTAGGTTCTAATCTGTATATAAAAGATTGCTTAGAAAGGaatgtaaattttattaaatgaatataaactaAATTTAGCCTTTCACATGGGTATTCTACCTTTTTCCCAGCTGATACAATACGCTCCAAAGTAGTAGCTATAAGAGCAAAGCCAGAAACAATGCCACTGTGATAAAGACTAGCAAGGCAGCTATGATCAACCTTCATGCTCTTAGATCCTAAATTTTGGTTAAAAAAAGACCAAGCTTTAATAAAAAATGAAGCAAATATAATCTGTAAATTTACAATTTTTTAGCAAAAAGGAGAAATTCTTCTCAAGATTAAGGCTGCAGCAGAGGAAGATTTGGAGAAAAAGATGTGCATCAGGCTGTTCCCATGTATGCCCTTTCAACATTAAGGTTTTACTAAGTGAAAATACTACAAACTACAAAGTACGaaaacaaacacaaacaaattACCATGGATCAATTTATGGGATTCACTTCTTTTCTGACCACCCTTTTTTCTACTTCTTGAAGATACAACCTTTCCTTTTTTATTTGCAGCAGACGGATTGCTCTGAAGTATATTGTCAGATAACAATGCTTCTGATTGCACCAAACCTGAGCTTCTGCCAAATGTAAGGCGACGAAACACTTTAAGATTTGGTGGATCTTCCACAGCAGTGTCGTAGATCACATCTTCAACAATCATATGGCCAGTTACTGTTGATGTGACCTATGagattatattttatataaatggGGGAAATGGTTTAGAcagaaaaaccaaaagaaagaaggtaCCATACTGTAATCACAAGGAGAAAATATTTTAGGACCAGAGGAACAAATAggtttgaagaaaggaaaaggtaatcattaaaaaaaaggaATGTAGAGAACAACAATAGCAATATAAAACATCATAAGTTATATGGGTGGTAAATATGATAACAGGGCACAATGCACAAGTAAGAAATGCACCATGAGCATACGTGACTAAAAATGCAGAACTATGCTATTATATATTCTCATGAATATTCTCATTCTTGGACAAAGCGTACTTAAAAGTACATGAAACTTTGATATAATGTTAATTACTTGCAACACCAAGAAATTCACATTTAACAActggttaacaacaataaaacaagataaaatttatttaagtatagataatgatataatagAGGATAGAGCCAATGacataaaaggatccatataaccgaccccacctagtaggataagacttggttgttgttgtaaacTTAATGCATATGTCAATTTCAAATATCATTAATCAGAAAAATATTTGTCTTAAATTGATTAGATTTTATGATCTAATACTCTAATCCTACAATCTGGTCTCATGAAACCCTCATTGTCCCTTGGAGAGATCACGATTTTGACAACCTTGATTGCATGACCTCAAAGAGTTCATTTATTGAAGAGTAATAATAGAAGAAAAGGTAAGAAAAGTACGTCAAAATTGCAGAAAATAAACAGGAAGTAAAACATTATTGCATTATACACCATGTAGGAAAAGATTGGTCTCCCACCTCATGGATGACATCCCTCTGCTTGATGCCATCGCCTGCCATCATGAACCTAAATTAATCCAAACAATTTTTGCATGTGAAGGAATTTCCAAGCCCATTAAAAAACTGAAATTTGACATATGGCACACAAGAAAGGGGAGAAAGTAAATCACAACCATCCTGAATAAGAATGCCATAGGAAGTATAAAAAGTTCATTTTTTCCTTGTAGGTATGGAGGTTAGAgtaaatttaattcaataaagCAATATAAGGTCAAATGTCGAACTGAGACCAACCAAAGGAAGCACAAAATGAGGAAGAGGGCAAAGTGATTGTGAACTGCGACCAGCCAGAATCAAGTTACATAGGTTAACAGTTTCAACTTTACTAGGACTGAGACTGCCAAAGTTCCTTATTTGATCAACAAAACTAGCAAGCATTTCACCTAACAGATATATCATGAATTTTGAAGAGCATGCAAAACCTATAAAAATTGGATATTATATCCAAAAACAATGCAACCAAACAAAGAGAAAAGGCATTTGGATATTCAGTCATAGGAGAGATCAGAGTAATAAGTGCTGATGAACAACACAACAGATTAGTATTGGTTGTGAAGGGATGCATAACTAAACATAAACTACTAGATACTTCAGGGTACTCAATTTTCCACCTGCTCATAATGATTATGAGATGCATTGGCCGTACATTACACCATTATATTTATGCAAGTCAAAAAGggttacaatatatatatatatatagtggggTTTCCCTCCAATATATTGTGCACTTGTGCTGACTGCTGACCATACTAAAGCTCTCCAATTATAGTCATAGCAAAGTGACAATGCCCCAGAAAAATCTATTGACAAGAAAAACAGTCATAACAATCACATACTAGTGACCTAAACAACTACCAATCCCGGTAAATAGAAGTAATGGTACTATTAGTATCTTTGGTTTACAAAATAACTCATAACAGATAAAAATGGTACAATTATAACACATCTGATATTCTCATTTAAGTTTGGGGAGGATTAAAAATTCCTATATAGAAGAGAATAGTACAATCAGGGATTTCTGAAGAAGACAATGAGGATAAAGGCAATAAAACATGCTTGAAATCCTTCAGAGCGAGAAGCAATGAGCAAACGTACGGAATCAGAGTTTCATCTTCTGATCTGTCAGGTGCCAAACCTTTAACGAGTGGAGATAAATCCTTCTGTAGAAAATACAATTTCATAAACAGTAATGACATAATCAGAATCCTACTGATACAAGAAAGACCGCCTACAAATTACATCTTTTTCAGAAAGCATTACCTGGATCTCATCCATGCTAGCACCAGTATGCCTCGAGTCCATGAAAACCTACAGGAAGTAAAAGCAAGCATCAGTAACAAACTAAAGACTTTCAACCTATCAAAAGAAAGCAAATCATGCTAGTTGTTCATGCCTATTTATAGAAGTACCATAATCAGCCGAGCTGCCTTTGAACTTTCAACGATAAGCCATTGTCCTTCTTCTGAAGAAAACAACCATTCATTTGCTCGAGCCTAGAATGATTCAAATAGTCATATATATGAAGTAGAGAGCAAAACCAACTGCAAAAAATGCATTCCAATGCAAAAATTGATATCAACTGTAGATAAAGACCAAGGTTCACATCTCAAGTAGCAAAGAATGTTCCCTAACCAAGCTTCTGAAGGTCATGGTAGAAATAATCACGTTGACTCTAAAGTAAGTGATGACCAAGATAGACTCAAACAACCATGAAATATATCTGCATATCCATGCTTTTGTCAAATCGGATATATAATTCTTTGAATCGCTGTCGAACATAAATGAACATTTAGTTATTTATCTCTATAATGGACTCAAACAAACATGAAATGTATATCTGCATATTCAGTCCATTGTTCTAATTGGATAGGCAATTATTTGAATAATTGTTGGAGACTCAAATGACAGATATGCAAACATGATAATTCAAATATTGTTTCCTATCTCCAATAATGTTTTAGTAGGTCCCTAACCATTTAGACCGCCGAAACATTAGCATGGGAGACAGCATCATTCTATTTTCATCATCTACTTCTAAGATCCAGTACTCTTCGAGATTAGAAAGGGTGTCCAGATTGTACAAATATTTCCTTCAAGCACATTCAAAAACAAAATACTTTTGCCTTCTCAATAGATGAACTTTATTGGTTTTGTATTACCAAATTTGACAAAATACAGAAGTAAATGCTCAAGGAAAATTATGCTCCAATACTTTTTTGTCATCAATTATGGATATAGTGTTGCAAAagcttctgaaaaaaaaaatcatggctCAAACTTACCTTAGGCACAATAAAAACACCACAGTGGTATAACAATGGTTCTGAATGTTGCTTAGAATCCAAGAGTATAGCTTTATAATGGTAAAGTGAACCATGATTTCCTAGGATAGTTTGACACCTTCGTCCTGGGAGAAGTTCCTTTAAATTTCCTCTAGCACCTAATTGTAGGTCTTCCAAAGAATAAACAATATCATCACCAGAGGAATACTGGCTGCGAAGTTTATTCTCATTTTCAACAGCATCAAGTAAAGAATGTACCTGAAGCAAGAAATAAGAACTccacatatcacatttttcaCAAATTGTATCAAGAAGGGACACAGTTTCTTCTAATACCTGCTCTCCTTTAAGATTAATGGAATGATGTTCAAACAGTAAGCTAAGCTGGTTTAGCACACCCATCTTGCCCTTTACAGCAACTAACAAGAAGGTCTGAAAGGCTGATTTGCTGCCAATTTTTTGTGGGATAATAGCAATACTTGTATCCCATCCAAATCGTAATTCAGTAAATAGCAAAGCTACATAAGAACATTCAATTTATTCAGGTTAGTCTACAGaacaatgagaaaaaaaagaacatAGAAAGGTATAAATAGTTAGACTCAAATATGGATTGCCTAATGGAAACAAGATCACAAGATATATAATCGGTTTGATAAAGCATCAAATTACACCGAGATAATGACATCAACCTAACCTATAATAGTTTGAAACGTTTGAGTTTGAGTTCGACTTACCTAAAACGTGAGATTCTGCTAGGGTCAGACACAGAAATTTTCCTCCTGACTTAAGCACTCTCTTAACCTAAAGAATCATGTGTTTTACGCAATTTATGACACATTCAACTTAATAGAACATGAGAAACATATGAAAACACGTATAGATTTGTTACCTCCTTCAGATATTTAGTGCCGAGCTTTGCTCCATGCTCTGGTTCCATTAGTGCATCCAATCCTCCTTTATCAAAAATTACATCGAATGTCTCTTCTGCAAACTGGATTCTAGCGAGTTAACCAAAAGCATTTTAAAGGTATATAAATTGATAATTTCTGGTGAAAGAGTTTACAAAGGgaagaaaaaaatttgaaatctgatCAACTTACAAGAAGGGGAAAAAAACAAGAGaataatatacataaaaaaaatgagaCTTTTGTCGATATAGAATGAATTTAGGTTTCTAGAAAGCAAGGGGACCCGGCGCCGTATTTCAGGCACAAATCCAAGTGAAAAGAACAAGAGAGAGGCATAAATACCTGGAGTTCAGTCATGTCCATGACGCGCCACCTCATTTCAGGGCGGGAACGCACGTATCGGCGGAGCATGTCAGAGACGACGACCTTGGAAAAATCGATGTTGGTAGTGCAGCGGAACCCGTCATCGTAGAGATACTCCGAGACGCGAGAGCTTCCGCAACCCGGCACGAGGATCTGAAGCGGgtcagcggcggcggcggcaacgGTTTTGAGTTGGGCGAGAAGCGGGTCGCGGAGCTCCGGCCACTCGGCGTACCATTCGAAGGAGTCGCCGGAGCCCCTGACAGTGAAGAATTTGTCCCAATTCTCTTTGCTCGTGAAGTCCCCGAGGGTGTCGAAGATCTCGGTGGCAGCTTCTcgtctcttcttcttttccatgACGGCTCCGGCGACAACGCAAACGGCCGGGGGAATCGAGGTTTACCAGGTCCGTTAGGGGAATTAGGGTTTAAAAGGAACGGGCTTGAGAGAGTCTACTACGGCTCACTGGATTTTgctatttactttttttttttttttttttttttttttgtgattaagATTTTTTAACTAACGTTTGGAAGTTCGAATTCATAtagaagaaatttaattttattaaaaaataataagtaaataaatggataaaaaataaaaaaatatttaaatcgtACTTTTTATCTCTACGTAATTTATTTTAAGACGTCCTTTCCATCTCTacgtaatttatttttcaaaattatttttatttttaatattattataacaattataaaattataactattaCATAATTATAATAGCTAGGATCCCATGCCACATAATTATATTTTGTTtggataaataaattatatatatcaaGACAAGATCGTAGTACAATATTTATAGATCAATTGCATTTCATGACTAACATAATGTTATTCTTAACATCCGgtaaatataaatttatacaC from Zingiber officinale cultivar Zhangliang chromosome 4A, Zo_v1.1, whole genome shotgun sequence includes the following:
- the LOC121970199 gene encoding eEF1A lysine and N-terminal methyltransferase-like isoform X2, whose product is MEPEHGAKLGTKYLKEVKRVLKSGGKFLCLTLAESHVLALLFTELRFGWDTSIAIIPQKIGSKSAFQTFLLVAVKGKMGVLNQLSLLFEHHSINLKGEQVHSLLDAVENENKLRSQYSSGDDIVYSLEDLQLGARGNLKELLPGRRCQTILGNHGSLYHYKAILLDSKQHSEPLLYHCGVFIVPKARANEWLFSSEEGQWLIVESSKAARLIMVFMDSRHTGASMDEIQKDLSPLVKGLAPDRSEDETLIPFMMAGDGIKQRDVIHEVTSTVTGHMIVEDVIYDTAVEDPPNLKVFRRLTFGRSSGLVQSEALLSDNILQSNPSAANKKGKVVSSRSRKKGGQKRSESHKLIHGSKSMKVDHSCLASLYHSGIVSGFALIATTLERIVSAGKKIRTYIIGLGAGLLPMFLRACLPFLQIEVVELDPIVLDLASEYFSFVEDDQLKVHIADGIHFIRDVDAVKSFPVNGTPTDSPADENKTSGTKILIIDADSSDLSSGLSCPPTDFVEDSFLLSVRDFLSEGGIFIINLVSRSAAIKEKVILRLKAVFNQLFSLELEEDVNEILFAFPAKMCVDADNLPEAVVKLNSLMKIPLPNGQIESGRFRCLL
- the LOC121970199 gene encoding eEF1A lysine and N-terminal methyltransferase-like isoform X1; the encoded protein is MEKKKRREAATEIFDTLGDFTSKENWDKFFTVRGSGDSFEWYAEWPELRDPLLAQLKTVAAAAADPLQILVPGCGSSRVSEYLYDDGFRCTTNIDFSKVVVSDMLRRYVRSRPEMRWRVMDMTELQFAEETFDVIFDKGGLDALMEPEHGAKLGTKYLKEVKRVLKSGGKFLCLTLAESHVLALLFTELRFGWDTSIAIIPQKIGSKSAFQTFLLVAVKGKMGVLNQLSLLFEHHSINLKGEQVHSLLDAVENENKLRSQYSSGDDIVYSLEDLQLGARGNLKELLPGRRCQTILGNHGSLYHYKAILLDSKQHSEPLLYHCGVFIVPKARANEWLFSSEEGQWLIVESSKAARLIMVFMDSRHTGASMDEIQKDLSPLVKGLAPDRSEDETLIPFMMAGDGIKQRDVIHEVTSTVTGHMIVEDVIYDTAVEDPPNLKVFRRLTFGRSSGLVQSEALLSDNILQSNPSAANKKGKVVSSRSRKKGGQKRSESHKLIHGSKSMKVDHSCLASLYHSGIVSGFALIATTLERIVSAGKKIRTYIIGLGAGLLPMFLRACLPFLQIEVVELDPIVLDLASEYFSFVEDDQLKVHIADGIHFIRDVDAVKSFPVNGTPTDSPADENKTSGTKILIIDADSSDLSSGLSCPPTDFVEDSFLLSVRDFLSEGGIFIINLVSRSAAIKEKVILRLKAVFNQLFSLELEEDVNEILFAFPAKMCVDADNLPEAVVKLNSLMKIPLPNGQIESGRFRCLL